The genomic interval TGTATGCGTAACCTTTATGAATAAAACACCCAGTTGATTGATGGTTGCTGCATATACTATGTCTCCTTCTTTTTTCTCCACAGGTATTGATTCACCTGTAATAGTCGCCTGATTTACAGAACCCCTGCCAGAGATTATAACCCCTTCAACAGGTATTTTCTCTCCCGGTTTGACAACTACAATATCGCCTTTCTTTACTTCTTCAACAGGAATTTCTACTTCTGTGTCACCTATCTTCACTCTCGCTGTTTTGGGAGCCATGTCGATTAGGTCCTTTATGGCCTTTCTTGACTTCTCCATGGTAAAGGAATCGATGAATTCGGATATAAGCATAAAAAATGCTATTATTGCAGCAGAGCGGAATTCTCCTATGACTGTAGCAGCAACAACGCCCAGAGCCATGAAGACATTGGCAGTAATAGCCTTTTCTCTCAAGTCTATATATGCATGTTTTATAAGTGGATAACCTCCGACTACAATGGCAATTATTGAAAAAATATCGATTGGTGAAAGCCTCTTTGTTATCCCGGTAAGACTCAGTACAATCAGGAGAAACACAAATCCTATCCTCAATAAATCAAATGTCCGCTCACCTTTTAAGAAATTTTTTTGGAGAGCTTCTTCCTTTTCTGTTAAGACTTTGTATCCCAAACTATTAATTGCATCTATTATTAATTTTTCCTTGATTAAGAAAGGATCAAACTGCACATCTGCTTTCTCAGCGCCGAGATATACTGTAATACCTTTAACCCCTTCATGACGCATCAGCACCTTTTCTATCTTCTCTGCACAGGCTGCACAGTCAAGTCCTTTTACTGTAAGACTAATTGTTTTAACGTCTCCAAGTTTAGTCATATTCTTCTACATGCCGTAAGCATTCGCTAAAAAGATTGGTTATATGCTCATCATCAAGGGGATAGAAGACCATCTTCCCTTCTTTCCTGTTCTTTACAAGCCGCATGTTTCTCAGTATTCTCAACTGATGGGAGACTGCAGACTTTGTTGCACCCAAAAGATTGGCAATGTCACATATACAGAGTTCCTCTTGCGACAATGCAAAAATTATCTTTGTCCTCATAGAGTCTCCGAGAACTTTAAAGGTCTCTGCAAGACGCTGCATAGTAGTCTCATGCTCTATCTTAATTCATAAGACATCAGAGGAAATAAGGGCATTTAGTCTCTCTGCAGCCATGAGGATGCTTGAGACTGTGGTTGCAGACAACATCTTTTCCTAAAAACAAATTAATTCCCAGACGCTCCCTTAAGTAATCAACTGCTACTTCTAAGGATGTCCTGACATATGCCTTACAACAACTTGGCCCTGTTATCTCAGTAATTGCCATTGAAACCCTTGTAACTGCTTCCATGGTTATTCTCTGCTCTTCGTCCTTGCCACATTTTGAGCCTGTTAGCACTGCAAAGCACGCCCCGATGCCCGGAGTAATACCACATACGCCTGTAAGGCCACAATATCCACCTATTGCCTGTTTCTCTGCACGGCTAAAAACCTCCTTTATTTCTTCATTGGTAATCCCTTTAGAACCATCATTTTTAATGGCAGCCATCAATGCCCCGCCAGCGATATATGCATGCTGGCATCCAAGCATCGGAAGCATGGGATAACTCATCATCAGTTCTGATATTTCGACAGGGTCTTTTGATTTAGTGCTGAAGGCGATATCCTCAATTATCCCCATTGCATCTCTGTTGTGGCATATATCGCATATGTAATGCCTGTTCGGACATCTGATATGTCCACGCTCTATTTTCCCGCAATATGAGCAGGTTAAGTCACAGGCATGGTCGAGGTATTCGAGAGTCGAGCTGCAGACCATGCAATGCTCGGTCTGGATGGAATTCCGAGCAAAACTCTGAATTGGCTGGTGCTGCCCGGCACCGGAGGAGGGCTGTCAACAGCCACCGTTTTTTATTTCCCTACTTTCATCCATAACATAATTTTAACATTTTTAGTATACTAAACTTATGAAAAAGTATATCCTTGCCATCACTGGCGCAAGCGGCTCCATATTCGGCGTAAGACTCCTTGAAGAACTCCTTAAGGTTGCAGAAGTTCATCTTGCAATATCAGCAAATACATTTCCCATAATTAAAGACGAGACAGGCATTGACTGGACAAAAGGAAAAAGGTCAGGGGTCAAGGATCAAAGGTCAAAGCAAAAAAGAACACAAGACACAATTAGAAAATATTTCAAAACAGAGAGGCTCTTTTTCTATGAAGACAAACAGATAGAGGCGCCAATAGCGAGCGGTTCATTTAAGACGGACGGGATGCTTGTTGTACCATGCTCCATGAAAACCCTTTCAGGCATTGCCAATGGATATGCAAACAATCTCATTGAAAGGGCTGCTGATGTTGTGATAAAAGAAGGCAGGCCCCTTCTTCTTTCTCCGAGGGAAATGCCTTTTAGTGCAATACATCTTGAAAATATGCTGAAACTTGCTCGACTCGGCGTAAAAATAGCCCCACCTATTTCTGCCTTTTATCATCAGCCAAAGAGTCTGGATGATATGGTAAACTTTATTGTTGGAAAAATATTAGATGTCTTTGGTGTCCAGCACTCGTTATTTAAAAGGTGGGGTAATTAAGCATATGATTTATCTCATATATTCACTATATCTCTTTTGCTAAAATAAAGTTATGAAAGAGAGTTGCCCGGGAAGCAAAGAAATAAGAAATCCTTACCCTGAAGAGCTAACCTGCGCATATTGTATGCACAAAAACGAGATATGGACAGATGAGCCTGATACTGTGTGCAAGCAATGTGGGAAAACCATAACCAGAGACATGAAGCCTTCGTGCCTGCAGTGGTGTCCCGCAGCTAAGGAATGCGTCGGTGCTGAGAAATATGAGAGATTAATGAAAAAACTCAGCGAACAAAGCTCTTAAGACCAGCTTCTTAAAAACAGGTTGAGGTTGTTGAATTTTTCGCTCTAATTCAGTATCCTTAACTTTGTGATAGGTGTTATCCTTTTAAATATGGGGGGACCTGATTCGCTTGATTCAGTCAAACCCTTCCTGCGCAATCTTTTCTCTGACAGGGATATAATAAAGCTCGGCCCATCCTTTCTCCAGAAGCCAATTGCATCCCTCATTATTCGCAAACGGTTGGAGAGCGTGAGAAAAGCCTACAGCCTGATCGGCGGTAAGTCTCCCCTTCTTGATATTACAAAAGCACAGGCAAAGGCACTTGAAGAATCACTCAACAGTTCACAGTTCGCGGTTCATGGTTCACGGTTATTTAAAGTTTATGTAGGAATGAGATACTGGCATCCCTTTATAGAGGATGCCGTTGACCATGCAATAAGAGATGGTATAAGCAGAATACTTGCATTAAGCCTTTATCCACACTATTCAATTGCCACTACAGGTTCTTCTCTGAAGAAGTTCG from Dissulfurispira thermophila carries:
- a CDS encoding phosphohydrolase, whose product is MKESCPGSKEIRNPYPEELTCAYCMHKNEIWTDEPDTVCKQCGKTITRDMKPSCLQWCPAAKECVGAEKYERLMKKLSEQSS
- a CDS encoding UbiX family flavin prenyltransferase — encoded protein: MKKYILAITGASGSIFGVRLLEELLKVAEVHLAISANTFPIIKDETGIDWTKGKRSGVKDQRSKQKRTQDTIRKYFKTERLFFYEDKQIEAPIASGSFKTDGMLVVPCSMKTLSGIANGYANNLIERAADVVIKEGRPLLLSPREMPFSAIHLENMLKLARLGVKIAPPISAFYHQPKSLDDMVNFIVGKILDVFGVQHSLFKRWGN
- a CDS encoding ArsR/SmtB family transcription factor; amino-acid sequence: MQRLAETFKVLGDSMRTKIIFALSQEELCICDIANLLGATKSAVSHQLRILRNMRLVKNRKEGKMVFYPLDDEHITNLFSECLRHVEEYD